The proteins below are encoded in one region of Bacteroides uniformis:
- the pflA gene encoding pyruvate formate-lyase-activating protein, protein MINVHSYESMGTFDGPGLRLVVFLQGCPFRCLYCANPDTIDVKGGTPTTPEEILQMAISQKAFFGKKGGITFSGGEPTLQAEALIPLFKELKANGIHICLDSNGGIWNEKVEELFSLTDLVLLDIKQFNPERHRTLTGRSNEQTLRTAAWLEEHEHPFWLRYVLVPGYSDSEEDTRLLGESLGKYQQIQRVEILPYHRLGVHKYEAMGWDYKLKEVKENTPEQLERAEKLFKEYFTNVITN, encoded by the coding sequence ATGATAAATGTACACTCCTACGAAAGTATGGGAACATTCGACGGGCCGGGTCTCCGGCTCGTCGTTTTCCTGCAAGGATGTCCGTTCCGTTGTCTGTATTGTGCCAATCCGGATACGATTGATGTAAAAGGAGGCACTCCCACCACTCCGGAAGAGATTCTGCAAATGGCTATCAGCCAAAAGGCATTCTTCGGGAAGAAAGGAGGTATTACTTTCTCCGGCGGTGAGCCTACCCTGCAAGCAGAAGCGCTGATTCCTCTTTTCAAGGAGCTGAAGGCGAACGGCATCCATATCTGTCTGGACAGTAACGGAGGCATCTGGAATGAAAAGGTGGAAGAGCTCTTTAGCCTGACTGACCTCGTGCTGCTGGACATCAAGCAATTCAATCCCGAACGCCACCGTACGCTGACGGGACGAAGCAACGAACAGACACTCCGCACCGCTGCCTGGCTCGAAGAACATGAACACCCCTTCTGGCTGCGCTATGTACTGGTCCCCGGTTACAGCGATTCGGAAGAAGACACCCGCCTGCTGGGTGAAAGTCTTGGCAAATACCAGCAGATACAACGGGTGGAAATACTTCCTTATCACCGTCTGGGTGTTCACAAATACGAAGCCATGGGATGGGATTACAAATTGAAAGAAGTGAAGGAAAATACTCCGGAACAACTGGAACGGGCAGAAAAACTGTTCAAAGAGTATTTCACGAATGTGATAACCAACTAA
- a CDS encoding beta-glucosidase has protein sequence MKIKKKVALSGLLLCCAITAKAQVCITPQVEQRARELVSQMTLEEKIDYISGPKSFYIRAVPRLGIPEIRMADGPQGIRNNTQSTLYPCGILSASTWNRKLARELGHGLARDAKARGVSILLGPGVNIYRSPLCGRNYEYFGEDPYLTGETAKEYILGVQEEGVMATVKHFAANNQEWSRHHASSDVDERTLQEIYFPAFRKAVQEAGVGAVMDSYNPLNGVHATENSWLNIDVLRKQWGFKGILMSDWTSVYSGVGAANGGLDLEMPVGKFMTREILIPAIENGIVKEETIDAKVRHILQTLIAFGALDTPREDKSIDKDNAQSKEIALDLAREGVVLLKNDNGTLPYRNGRTLVIGPNADIIPTGGGSGFVTPYSVVSLYDGMVQLKGGRQIELLSDSILYKDMSQQIYTDGSFTQNGFKGEYYNTRNLTGELFQAAIEPAIDHAWKYGAPFDGMPVDQFSARWTGVYKADKDGTVKFQLAGDDGYRLFVNDKLITGDWGNHSFSTRSAFMQVSAGEIYRLRIEYFDNVGEATVSFQAGMMDEERLASSLKHARNVIVCAGFNSSTEGEGFDRPFALSYGQEYLINKVASLHDNVAVVVNAGGGIDFRNWGQSVQAILMAWYPGQEGGKALAEIITGKLSPSGKLPVSIEEKWEDNPVYGNYYDNRNVPHKRVQYAEGVFVGYRGYDRNGKQPLYPFGYGLSYSSFEYSNLSVEKTGGSRVTVSFDIKNTGKMDAAEAAQVYVRDVECSVPRPLKELKGYDKVYLKKGETKRVRILLDEEAFAYYDVESHRFVVEKGTFEILAGPSSADLPLKATVVL, from the coding sequence ATGAAGATTAAAAAGAAAGTAGCCTTAAGCGGGCTATTGCTTTGTTGTGCAATCACGGCAAAAGCACAAGTGTGTATTACTCCCCAGGTGGAGCAGCGTGCCAGGGAGTTGGTTTCTCAAATGACGCTGGAAGAAAAAATCGATTACATTTCCGGTCCCAAATCTTTTTATATCCGGGCTGTACCCCGGCTTGGCATACCCGAAATCAGGATGGCCGATGGTCCGCAAGGCATACGTAACAATACTCAAAGTACCTTGTATCCTTGTGGCATCTTGTCGGCTTCGACATGGAACCGTAAGTTGGCTAGAGAGCTGGGACATGGTTTGGCCCGGGATGCAAAGGCCCGTGGGGTAAGTATTCTGTTGGGGCCTGGAGTCAATATCTACCGCTCTCCTCTATGCGGGCGAAACTATGAGTATTTTGGTGAAGACCCTTATTTGACGGGCGAAACTGCTAAAGAATATATCTTGGGAGTGCAGGAAGAGGGAGTTATGGCTACGGTGAAGCATTTTGCGGCCAATAACCAGGAGTGGAGCAGACATCATGCCAGCTCAGATGTGGATGAACGCACGCTGCAGGAAATTTATTTTCCCGCGTTCCGAAAAGCTGTGCAGGAAGCAGGAGTAGGGGCGGTTATGGATAGCTATAATCCGCTGAACGGGGTACATGCCACCGAAAACAGCTGGCTGAACATTGATGTATTACGCAAGCAGTGGGGATTTAAAGGTATCCTGATGTCTGACTGGACATCTGTATATTCTGGTGTGGGAGCCGCTAATGGAGGGTTGGATTTGGAAATGCCCGTCGGTAAATTCATGACCAGGGAAATTCTTATTCCGGCAATAGAGAATGGTATCGTGAAGGAAGAGACCATTGACGCCAAAGTCCGGCATATACTCCAGACATTGATTGCTTTTGGAGCACTTGATACTCCGAGAGAAGATAAATCTATCGATAAAGACAATGCACAGTCTAAGGAAATTGCACTTGACTTGGCGAGAGAAGGAGTAGTCTTATTGAAAAATGATAACGGTACGTTGCCTTACCGGAACGGTAGAACATTGGTAATCGGGCCTAATGCCGATATTATTCCCACAGGAGGAGGAAGCGGATTTGTCACCCCTTATTCGGTAGTGTCACTCTATGACGGTATGGTTCAGTTGAAGGGCGGCAGACAGATAGAGCTGCTGTCTGACAGCATTCTTTATAAGGATATGTCCCAACAGATTTATACGGATGGCAGTTTTACGCAAAACGGTTTTAAGGGCGAATATTATAATACTCGTAATCTTACCGGAGAACTCTTTCAAGCTGCCATAGAGCCTGCCATAGACCATGCCTGGAAATACGGTGCACCGTTCGACGGCATGCCGGTAGATCAGTTTTCTGCCCGTTGGACGGGAGTTTACAAGGCTGACAAGGATGGAACTGTCAAGTTCCAGCTGGCTGGCGATGACGGATACCGTCTGTTTGTAAACGATAAGCTGATTACCGGAGATTGGGGGAACCATTCATTCAGTACCCGCAGTGCATTTATGCAGGTCAGTGCAGGGGAGATATACCGGTTGCGTATTGAATATTTTGATAATGTGGGTGAGGCGACTGTCAGTTTCCAGGCAGGAATGATGGATGAGGAGCGTTTGGCCTCTTCACTGAAGCATGCCAGGAATGTTATTGTATGTGCCGGGTTCAACAGCAGTACAGAAGGTGAAGGGTTCGACCGTCCGTTTGCATTGTCATACGGGCAGGAATATCTCATTAATAAAGTGGCTTCACTTCATGATAATGTGGCTGTGGTGGTGAATGCCGGAGGTGGAATAGATTTCCGCAATTGGGGGCAGAGTGTACAAGCTATTTTGATGGCATGGTATCCGGGGCAGGAGGGTGGAAAGGCCCTTGCCGAAATCATTACGGGCAAGCTTTCGCCAAGTGGCAAACTACCAGTCAGCATCGAGGAAAAATGGGAAGATAATCCGGTATATGGTAATTATTATGACAATCGCAATGTACCTCATAAACGGGTGCAGTATGCCGAAGGTGTTTTCGTAGGTTATAGGGGATATGACCGGAACGGAAAGCAGCCGCTCTATCCTTTCGGGTATGGACTGTCATACAGTAGTTTTGAATATAGTAATCTGAGTGTTGAGAAGACGGGGGGAAGCCGGGTTACGGTAAGCTTTGACATCAAGAATACCGGAAAGATGGATGCTGCGGAAGCGGCTCAGGTATATGTGCGGGATGTGGAATGTTCTGTTCCGCGTCCATTGAAGGAGTTGAAAGGCTACGATAAGGTTTACTTGAAGAAGGGTGAAACCAAGCGCGTTCGGATATTGCTGGATGAGGAAGCCTTTGCCTACTATGATGTGGAATCACATCGGTTTGTAGTGGAAAAGGGGACTTTTGAGATTCTGGCAGGTCCTTCTTCAGCTGATTTACCATTGAAGGCAACTGTTGTTTTATGA
- the bglX gene encoding beta-glucosidase BglX: protein MKKIIILMVCLWGLGNTFTSAQTTEKEKFISSLMKQMTLDEKIGQLAQCTYRGNFTGPDGGNIPKEEYVRQGRIGSMLNVIGVKDIRRYQELALQSRLRIPLIFGLDVIHGYRTGFPLPLAEAASFDLAMIEEAARYNALESAADGLNWVFAPMVDISWDARWGRVMEGAGEDPYYGSRVAEARVRGLQGDDLADTTTVMACMKHFAGYGAPIAGKEYNSVDMSMGHFANFYMPPYKAAIKVGAATVMSAFNDFNNIPCTANDFLLNRLLREQWGFKGFVVSDYNSVEELVNHRYAVDKKDAAAKALNAGLDMEMVSTCYLTYLKELVQEGKVKESVLDDAVRRILEKKYELGLFEDPFRYCNPERAARILNAPEVRNASLRMAERSVVLLENRESVLPLTAQTRKIALIGGLSKSQYDMAGAWAATTDRNKVVTLYDALVRKGLEVSYAEGYDMKSNQLTGLQEALQAAEASDVIVVAVGERFGQSGEKASKVNIAIPEGQQKLVSELAKTGKPVIALVMCGRPVIFNEIREHADAVLCTWWLGSEAGNAICNVLWGEYNPSAKLPMTFPAHVGQIPIYYQNKSTGRPTALKQTYKASYIDASTEPAYPFGYGLSYTDFGYSDLKLLPGKAAGVHTEVSVKVTNTGKCAGEEVVQLYVQDKVASVTRPIKELKGFRKIHLNVGESKTVAFQITDDALGFYDNEMNYMVEPGDFVFMVGGSSDDVQQITYNLKE from the coding sequence ATGAAAAAGATAATAATACTGATGGTTTGTCTGTGGGGACTTGGTAACACCTTTACCTCGGCACAAACTACGGAGAAGGAGAAATTCATCTCAAGCTTGATGAAGCAGATGACGCTGGATGAAAAGATAGGCCAGCTTGCACAATGCACCTACCGAGGGAATTTTACCGGACCCGACGGTGGAAATATTCCTAAAGAAGAGTATGTCCGGCAAGGCAGAATAGGCTCTATGCTGAATGTGATAGGAGTAAAGGATATACGCCGTTATCAAGAGCTTGCTTTGCAATCGCGTTTGCGCATTCCTTTAATTTTCGGACTGGATGTTATCCACGGCTATCGTACCGGATTTCCGCTTCCGCTTGCCGAGGCTGCAAGTTTCGATTTGGCCATGATTGAGGAAGCTGCACGCTACAATGCTTTGGAAAGTGCCGCTGATGGTTTGAACTGGGTTTTTGCCCCGATGGTGGATATTTCGTGGGACGCACGTTGGGGACGCGTCATGGAAGGGGCCGGTGAGGACCCTTATTATGGTTCTCGGGTAGCGGAGGCGCGTGTCAGAGGCTTGCAAGGAGACGATTTGGCAGACACGACGACTGTCATGGCATGTATGAAACATTTTGCCGGATATGGTGCACCGATAGCAGGAAAGGAGTATAATAGTGTGGATATGTCAATGGGCCACTTTGCCAATTTTTATATGCCTCCCTATAAGGCGGCCATAAAGGTAGGAGCAGCTACCGTGATGAGTGCTTTCAATGATTTTAATAATATTCCTTGTACTGCCAATGATTTCTTGCTCAACCGGCTATTGAGAGAGCAGTGGGGATTTAAGGGATTTGTTGTGTCCGATTATAATTCGGTAGAGGAATTGGTGAACCACCGTTATGCTGTTGACAAGAAAGATGCCGCAGCCAAAGCGCTGAATGCTGGTCTGGACATGGAGATGGTAAGTACCTGCTACTTGACTTATCTGAAGGAGCTTGTTCAAGAAGGGAAAGTAAAGGAGAGTGTGCTTGATGATGCAGTACGGCGTATATTGGAGAAGAAATATGAGTTGGGATTGTTTGAGGACCCTTTTCGCTACTGTAATCCGGAAAGAGCGGCCAGAATACTCAATGCGCCCGAAGTCCGTAATGCTTCGCTCCGTATGGCCGAGCGTTCCGTTGTATTGCTGGAGAATAGGGAATCTGTGCTTCCGTTGACGGCACAGACGAGGAAGATAGCCTTGATAGGAGGACTCTCAAAATCCCAGTACGATATGGCAGGTGCTTGGGCTGCCACTACGGACCGGAACAAAGTGGTGACCTTATATGATGCATTGGTCCGGAAAGGACTGGAGGTGAGCTATGCTGAAGGCTATGATATGAAGAGCAATCAGTTGACCGGATTGCAGGAAGCATTACAGGCTGCTGAGGCTTCGGATGTCATTGTTGTGGCGGTAGGCGAGAGATTCGGTCAGAGTGGCGAGAAGGCTTCCAAAGTGAATATAGCCATACCCGAGGGGCAGCAGAAGCTGGTGTCGGAACTGGCAAAGACTGGAAAACCTGTCATTGCTCTTGTCATGTGTGGGCGTCCGGTAATCTTCAATGAGATAAGGGAACATGCTGATGCGGTACTGTGTACTTGGTGGCTGGGAAGTGAGGCCGGCAATGCCATATGCAATGTGTTGTGGGGAGAGTATAATCCTTCGGCTAAATTGCCCATGACATTTCCTGCACACGTAGGACAGATTCCCATTTATTATCAGAATAAGAGCACCGGCCGCCCTACCGCATTGAAACAGACCTATAAGGCATCTTATATCGATGCTTCCACTGAGCCTGCCTATCCTTTCGGATATGGGCTTTCGTACACGGATTTTGGATATTCTGATTTGAAACTGCTGCCGGGCAAGGCTGCAGGCGTCCATACGGAGGTGTCGGTAAAAGTGACTAATACCGGTAAGTGTGCAGGAGAGGAAGTAGTTCAATTGTATGTGCAGGATAAGGTAGCCTCTGTTACGCGTCCGATAAAGGAATTGAAGGGCTTCAGGAAAATTCATCTGAATGTGGGTGAAAGCAAAACTGTAGCTTTTCAGATAACTGACGATGCACTGGGATTCTATGACAATGAGATGAATTATATGGTAGAACCTGGTGATTTCGTCTTTATGGTGGGTGGCAGTAGTGATGATGTACAGCAGATTACCTATAACTTGAAAGAATAG